The following are encoded together in the Solenopsis invicta isolate M01_SB chromosome 14, UNIL_Sinv_3.0, whole genome shotgun sequence genome:
- the LOC105199240 gene encoding nucleosome-remodeling factor subunit NURF301 isoform X3, with product MTGRGSKRRGRPPKSVVMERPKKFQYHMLKKPKYLQNRTIGSLGGNGGGAETPGSQPSTPTASRPTSPSLESEESSKRSTRNQRKSRAGRDRHSRKGGHAGATGGAYQRRGYNPNVDYHDSEYHYGSDFGDESSEKSEPEEEPLPSDVDSSESIEEPDPSSDSDFSLSSFSNTSGTPRKALLAQQRPPSPEPLWLQNRELSPLVLPKSSDDLLVPKELVMPSLSIYEVLRHFRTLVRLSCFRFEDFCAALMCEDQTNLFGEIHIMLIKALLREEDSQQTHFGPLDQKDSVNVSLYFVDSMTWPEVLRSYVESDKSFDQNILHILTTTEYPFTAIEDRIKVLQFLTDQFLITNPVREDLLHEGAMHYDDHCRVCHRLGDLLCCETCPAVFHLECVEPPLVDVPTEDWQCSTCKAHKVMGVVDCIPDVEKNGSLCRQEHLGFDRHGRKYWFLARRVFVESEDGEVWYYSTPLQLEELMLALDPNEMEVALYRELSDYKEEIVRQMELTETITNQFKGNKKSYLEVENNLIQKLRKERHEKQEKEEEEKKAKLRQETEEMMRKIRESTDTLNERSTGMPEQNETKTSGDELTPATQVPEVVGETIEVDTEASSTATNTDKTTKTSASTSSSEDVDEEALEGEEKIGKDGKKHTIVTRSKTGSLQPRTFNMDDVKRRSMAPLSKEEQEKLDKGLKDSESDGNTRLTRQKAHQIASGTHLFKLGMDNNFKSYVNQYSTNLVALNKTQRNEERDKKRHLSHKFSLTQASEFKWVGSLTGTRALLVSTLRQTILQLESNIQASFMHTNWPLLRKPWTAAVGACVNPRDFARTLIVLQACIKSVVFASVWHDQLGHVKLQRVTAFEREEKKRQDKKEKKEKEDEEERNRLFNFVKYTLGLKHQVWKQKGEEYRVHGQGGWLWVSSRRRYRFSDMTKMGLRAGPQKIMVQIKDQGGMKILALDPPTYEFLMKEYCPSKTENGIVKQEIKEEGVENDAIKQECNAESIKKEPAVDGQTNGVDPSVSIKAETQSIKQETKMNLSFLAGMKIEKVFTPITEFEEININKALTTSGRLHYPKVAKKTRIDDFLARRTHLKFLEERRLLQSVKTKEASQTPNQKGGDGDSAEVDMENHEENGSSGAVGGGGDGSLQGILSTPTGKQQQASKTTVTAVSASKEMLTITKRIQQVRLQYTAALKLCKNDSCYSRYCNMNNTNKNNTIQINTTQVITPNISDTCYSPLCMRKMRLKRDLIVLLRKANALSNSQSSLSSPQVTVASMKTETSNESKDAIRRDLESAVASATHCNEEATKAKDAVSSPKKIKLENEHTEKTSVTTVTTSNVVTTTTTITTTQQTVKNADGVTQEHSAVNRNSMIVSSETTTTTTNKSGAKTMMIVNRRGRTVQRSTFVKELHADGTERIYTATSTEGKVYLKKVAITMADRKKKRTPVKYPLCSTFCTKTKQRSILVLPQHELRKLSRVGGKIPVQGFHHQAKANLSVWPYPCPRPLFKTCWLYRTVGLRSLASAAIQLRILWGCLRWDDMAAKPLSTDGKNQITTDTEIMSLEILKHRHVGQFLDRTQYLRRKVVIPLELPKQVREVTSIRSGLRKRKRPESPQSTEPQVTEEWVDEDKLELWEIKQYGDRSRSGAPQPVVVSGGNKTVTTIASAGGTAGLTGDQLVSGKATPEEIKEKMEQQLRLQRAAHQQKRALEIKNQSANSTSPATQLVKVTANSSLHDGTVKLVSKVPIPANPNSTKSQLTSLLTTPTQNKTFIGTRRIYMTKSADGTTKVVSGPTSILPKTPQTPGLNQQSLIRVTPTSTTNTPMQQRVQILRGPDGKLQVRGLLPGQQLVQMPDGKLHVLNVSQTVGTTIAQGAQTKSTTTTTTPQAKTVTTVSPKTTTENTATAKTSPSAKTTANSTAQTPQQTQVAVQRVKTATMTLTPATAAQGTKNAIVVTNAGQTAQVISSGGQVISGSPIMVTNANLVQQLATGKAQLTAIGNQVVIRNASNQIVHVNSANGGFIVKGTVAANKQQVLQTTQISTVAQSTTTTNANPTTTTATSTASVTTTQSSATTPIPGSIEASLLAGQPPGTVIKCVTAQVISTAEGPRIVLQGLQGSEFTAQQLNMVQQQVKQQLLKAHAATGKQGVLGPTKIYLAVQPAQSPNNQQSQTSQASSVANTPVSSIPKQQTPPSSTNESQSVTETIPETPQVTTPVKSIEKPKVVVQQVGRVGNATEEDVQKTNIANGQQPSQSAKEGNDSSSNKFILTPDYIQQTIKNALKQENLNPEIEEKLLQLQRYQEKQMKGGVENSVTSNQTHNSPAATTPRPPSRKRPAPSSNIPATAATATTPISTQSSSNDDKDDKDWVETPRKRPATKQENRETTSKMPKLSEALDNESSPKNRSAKLKDSQEQRRKQQVYSRMQVLLFRHKELLKKDILKKRALLEKELQIDIQKDLSAELATRTKAERHKQDEVKVGSAKRKANAQAAQQVSPSSRSGSRPKKHKSQSNSTPPGGSATSRIKKEKLYCLCRTPYDETKFYVGCDLCNNWFHGDCVGITEAMSKTLSEFVCTECRHARDTQELYCLCKQPYDESQFYICCDKCQDWFHGRCVGILQSEADNIDEYVCPNCQRNSSVNFANMKNLNAKDLDLLKKLIKQIQAHKSAWPFMEPVDPNEAPDYYKVIKEPMDLQTIELRINDRSYKKLSEFIGDMTKIFDNCRYYNPKESPFFKCAESLETYFVHKIKSLREKFSEGK from the exons ATGACGGGCAGAGGCTCGAAGAGGCGGGGGCGCCCGCCCAAGTCCGTGGTGATGGAGCGACCGAAGAAGTTCCAGTATCACATGTTGAAGAAGCCCAAGTACCTGCAGAACAGAACCATTGGCTCGCTTGGCGGCAACGGTGGTGGCGCCGAGACGCCGGGCTCGCAGCCGAGCACGCCTACGGCGTCGCGGCCGACATCGCCCTCGCTCGAGAGCGAGGAGAGTAGCAAACGTAGCACGAGGAACCAGCGTAAGTCGCGAGCCGGTCGCGACCGGCACTCCCGTAAGGGCGGTCACGCCGGAGCCACAGGTGGTGCCTATCAGCGTCGCGGCTACAATCCCAACGTTGACTATCACGACTCCGAGTATCATTATGGATCCGATTTCGGCGACGAGTCCAGTGAGAAGAGTGAGCCGGAGGAAGAACCGTTGCCGAGCGATGTGGACTCTTCCGAGAGCATAGAGGAGCCCGATCCCTCGAGTGATAGCGATTTTTCACTCTCCAGTTTCAGCAATACCAGTGGTACCCCCAGAAAAGCTCTGCTCGCTCAACAGCGGCCACCCAGTCCAGAACCATTGTGGTTACAGAACAGAGAACTGTCGCCGTTAGTGTTACCCAAGTCCTCGGACGATCTACTGGTTCCTAAAGAACTGGTCATGCCATCGCTCTCCATCTACGAAGTACTCAGGCACTTTCGTACCCTGGTACGCCTCTCCTGCTTCAGATTCGAGGACTTTTGCGCCGCTCTCATGTGCGAGGATCAAACCAACTTGTTTGGGGAGATTCACATCATGCTGATCAAGGCGCTACTGCGAGAGGAAGACTCGCAGCAGACGCATTTTGGTCCACTGGACCAAAAGGATTCGGTGAACGTTAGCTTATACTTCGTGGACTCTATGACGTGGCCAGAGGTGTTGCGTTCGTATGTAGAGAGCGATAAGAGTTTTGATCAgaacattttacatatattaaccACTACTGAATATCCTTTTACTGCCATCGAGGATAGAATCAAGGTCCTACAATTTTTAACAGATCAATTCTTAATCACAAATCCTGTAAGAGAGGATCTACTACATGAag GAGCTATGCATTACGATGATCACTGCAGAGTATGCCATCGACTAGGGGATCTATTGTGTTGTGAAACTTGCCCGGCTGTATTTCATTTAGAATGTGTAGAACCTCCTCTGGTAGATGTTCCTACTGAGGACTGGCAATGTAGTACATGTAAAGCCCACAAAGTGATGGGCGTCGTGGACTGTATTCCCGATGTCGAAAAAAATGGGTCGTTATGTAGACAAGAGCATTTAGGATTTGACAGACATGGCAGAAAATATTGGTTTCTTGCAAGAAGAGTTTTTGT tgAGAGCGAAGATGGCGAGGTGTGGTATTATAGTACACCTTTACAATTAGAAGAGCTGATGCTTGCATTAGATCCAAATGAAATGGAAGTAGCACTTTATCGGGAATTGTCAGATTACAAAGAGGAAATAGTCCGTCAAATGGAACTCACAGAGACCATTACTAATCAGTTCAAAGGAAACAAGAAATCGTATCTGGAAGTAGAAAACA atcttATACAAAAGTTACGAAAAGAACGACATGAGAAACaggaaaaggaggaggaggagaaaaaaGCAAAGCTAAGACAGGAAACAGAGGAAATGATGCGCAAGATACGTGAAAGTACAGACACTCTCAATGAACGTTCAACAGGAATGCCAGAACAGAATGAAACAAAGACCTCTGGTGATGAGTTGACTCCTGCTACGCAAGTACCCGAGGTAGTGGGCGAAACTATCGAGGTCGACACTGAAGCATCGTCAACCGCGACGAATACGGATAAAACCACGAAAACTAGTGCCTCTACATCATCATCCGAAGATGTTGATGAAGAGGCATTGGAAGGAGAAGAGAAAATTGGTAAAGATG gtAAGAAACATACTATCGTGACAAGATCGAAGACTGGATCGTTGCAACCGCGAACCTTTAACATGGACGACGTAAAGAGACGAAGTATGGCACCGTTGTCAAAGGAGGAACAAGAAAAGTTAGACAAAGGTCTGAAGGATTCCGAAAGCGACGGCAACACTAGATTAACGCGTCAAAAGGCACATCAAATTGCGTCTGGCACACACTTATTTAAATTGGGCATGGACAATAACTTTAAGTCGTACGTCAATCAATACAGCACCAATCTCGTCGCGCTCAATAAGACGCAGAGAAACGAAGAACGCGATAAGAAACGACACTTGTCTCACAAGTTCTCGCTTACGCAGGCATCGGAGTTCAAATGGGTGGGAAGTTTGACGGGTACTCGTGCCCTGTTAGTCAGTACGCTACGCCAAACAATTCTGCAGCTTGAGAGTAATATTCAGGCGTCGTTTATGCACACCAATTGGCCACTACTGCGTAAACCATGGACCGCGGCGGTGGGAGCGTGCGTAAACCCGCGAGATTTTGCGCGCACTCTTATCGTCCTACAAGCGTGCATCAAATCTGTCGTGTTCGCAAGCGTGTGGCATGACCAACTCGGTCATGTAAAACTGCAAAGGGTGACCGCGTTCGAGCGCGAAGAGAAAAAACGTCaagataaaaaagagaaaaaggaaaaggaggacgaggaggagcGTAATCGACTCTTCAATTTTGTCAAGTACACGCTTGGTTTGAAACATCAGGTTTGGAAGCAGAAGGGTGAGGAGTACCGAGTGCACGGTCAGGGTGGTTGGCTTTGGGTGTCATCCAGACGCCGTTACAGATTCTCAGATATGACGAAGATGGGTTTACGCGCCGGTCCTCAAAAAATCATGGTACAGATTAAAGATCAAGGTGGCATGAAGATACTCGCACTTGACCCACCCACTTATGAATTCCTTATGAAAGAGTATTGCCCAAGTAAGACGGAGAATGGTATTGTAAAACAAGAGATTAAAGAGGAAGGTGTAGAAAATGACGCGATAAAACAGGAATGTAATGcggaaagtataaaaaaggaGCCTGCAGTCGATGGTCAGACAAACGGCGTTGATCCGTCCGTGTCAATCAAAGCGGAAACCCAATCGATTAAACAGGAAACGAAGATGAACTTGTCAT ttttagccggtatgaaaattgaaaaagtttttaccCCGATAactgaatttgaagaaatcaaCATCAACAAGGCACTAACCACTTCTGGAAGATTGCACTATCCAAAAGTTGCGAAAAAGACGAGGATTGATGATTTTCTGGCGCGCAGAAcacatttgaaatttttagaagaAAGAAGATTATTGCAATCT GTGAAGACGAAAGAAGCGAGTCAGACACCAAATCAAAAAGGTGGAGATGGCGACTCCGCAGAGGTTGATATGGAAAATCACGAAGAAAATGGTAGCAGCGGTGCCGTTGGCGGCGGTGGGGATGGCTCTCTGCAAGGTATTTTGTCAACGCCCACCGGCAAGCAACAGCAAGCGAGCAAAACGACAGTAACAGCTGTCTCTGCGTCCAAGGAAATGCTAACGATTACTAAGCGTATCCAGCAAGTTCGTTTGCAATATACAGCTGCTTTGAAACTCTGCAAGAACGACAGTTGTTACTCGCGCTATTGTAACATGAACAATACTAACAAAAACAACACCATTCAAATTAATACTACACAGGTTATTACTCCGAATATTAGCGATACCTGTTACTCGCCTTTATGCATGCGAAAAATGCGGCTCAAGCGCGATCTGATTGTGTTGCTGCGCAAAGCGAACGCTCTGAGCAACAGTCAGTCTTCATTGTCTTCGCCACAGGTTACAGTGGCTTCTATGAAAACAGAAACTTCAAATGAATCAAAAGACGCAATTAGGCGGGATTTGGAATCAGCGGTGGCATCGGCGACTCATTGCAATGAGGAAGCCACGAAAGCGAAGGACGCCGTTTCTTCTCCAAAGAAGATTAAGCTCGAAAATGAACATACGGAGAAAACTAGTGTGACTACTGTCACAACGAGTAACGTCGTTACGACCACCACAACGATTACGACGACTCAACAGACAGTAAAGAATGCGGATGGCGTAACGCAGGAACATTCTGCCGTTAATCGTAATTCGATGATCGTCTCGTCAGAAACTACGACCACAACGACAAATAAGAGCGGTGCTAAGACGATGATGATCGTGAACCGTAGAGGAAGAACAGTGCAGCGAAGTACGTTTGTCAAGGAATTGCATGCCGATGGGACCGAGCGGATATACACAGCAACGTCGACGGAAGGTAAGGTGTACCTGAAGAAAGTGGCGATTACGATGGCGGATCGTAAGAAAAAACGCACGCCAGTCAAGTATCCACTCTGCTCAACCTTCTGTACAAAGACCAAGCAGCGCAGTATATTAGTACTGCCCCAACACGAATTGAGGAAATTGTCCCGCGTTGGTGGTAAAATACCCGTGCAAGGGTTCCATCATCAAGCCAAGGCAAACTTGTCGGTATGGCCGTATCCTTGTCCCAGACCCTTATTCAAGACTTGTTGGCTGTACAGAACAGTCGGTTTAAGATCGTTAGCTTCTGCCGCGATTCAGTTGAGGATACTCTGGGGATGTCTCAGATGGGATGACATGGCGGCCAAGCCGTTGTCCACCGATGGCAAGAATCAGATTACTACCGACACGGAGATTATGTCGCTGGAGATATTGAAACACCGGCATGTCGGACAATTTCTCGATAGGACTCAGTATCTACGTAGAAAGGTCGTTATACCGCTCGAACTTCCAAAGCAAGTCAGAG aGGTAACGTCAATAAGGAGCGGTCTCAGAAAAAGAAAACGTCCGGAATCTCCACAAAGCACAGAACCGCAAGTCACTGAGGAGTGGGTCGATGAGGACAAGTTGGAGCTATGGGAGATCAAACAATATGGTGACAG GAGTCGTTCAGGAGCGCCACAACCAGTGGTCGTCAGTGGTGGAAATAAAACCGTCACTACCATCGCCTCCGCTGGTGGCACAGCCGGTTTAACTGGTGATCAATTGGTAAGCGGCAAAGCTACGCCAGAGGAGATTAAAGAAAAGATGGAACAGCAGTTGCGGTTACAACGAGCGGCCCATCAGCAAAAGCGTGCTTTGGAAATCAAAAATCAATCTGCGAACTCGACGTCGCCTGCTACCCAACTCGTCAAAGTTACAGCTAATTCCTCCTTACACG atggCACCGTTAAATTAGTTTCGAAAGTCCCGATTCCAGCAAATCCGAATAGCACGAAGTCACAGTTAACTTCTCTTCTAACAACCCCtacacaaaataaaactttcattGGTACACGACGTATTTATATGACGAAAT CTGCTGATGGAACTACCAAGGTTGTGTCCGGTCCTACCAGTATTTTACCAAAAACTCCGCAAACTCCAGGATTAAACCAACAATCCTTGATCAGGGTGACGCCAACAA GCACTACTAATACACCTATGCAACAGAGAGTACAAATTCTCAGAGGACCAGACGGAAAGTTGCAAGTGCGCGGCTTGCTGCCTGGTCAACAGTTGGTACAGATGCCAGATGGAAAACTGCATGTACTGAATGTAAGCCAAACTGTGGGCACTACAATTGCGCAAGGCGCTCAAACGAAATCGACAACAACTACAACTACTCCACAA GCGAAGACTGTGACTACCGTCAGCCCTAAAACGACAACGGAAAATACGGCTACTGCTAAAACCAGTCCGAGTGCAAAGACAACGGCCAACTCGACGGCGCAAACGCCACAGCAAACACAGGTTGCTGTTCAACGTGTCAAGACTGCAACCATGACTCTGACTCCCGCCACAGCAGCTCAAGGAACGAAGAATGCCATCGTAGTTACTAACGCAGGACAAACCGCGCAG GTAATATCTTCTGGTGGACAAGTAATAAGTGGCAGTCCGATAATGGTCACGAATGCAAACCTCGTCCAACAATTGGCAACAGGCAAAGCTCAGTTGACTGCAATCGGCAATCAGGTTGTGATACGTAACGCGTCCAACCAAATTGTGCATGTAAACTCAGCTAACGGCGGATTTATCGTGAAAGGTACCGTTGCTGCCAATAAACAGCAAG tGCTGCAAACTACCCAAATCTCGACAGTTGCACAATCAACCACGACTACAAATGCGAACCCAACAACAACCACTGCGACTTCCACTGCCTCAGTGACGACAACTCAGAGTTCCGCCACGACTCCGATTCCAGGTAGTATTGAAGCTTCTTTATTGGCAGGACAACCACCCGGTACTGTAATTAAGTGCGTGACGGCACAAGTTATCAGTACAGCCGAGGGTCCGCGAATTGTGCTGCAAGGTTTGCAAGGCTCGGAGTTTACGGCGCAGCAATTAAATATGGTGCAGCAACAAGTTAAGCAGCAGCTTTTAAAAG CACATGCAGCGACCGGCAAGCAAGGCGTCTTGGGACCTACTAAAATATACTTGGCTGTTCAACCAGCTCAATCACCTAATAATCAGCAATCCCAGACTTCGCAAGCTTCTTCAGTAGCAAATACTCCAGTATCATCAATTCCAAAGCAACAAACTCCCCCGTCGTCTACCAATg agtCGCAAAGCGTCACTGAAACCATTCCAGAAACTCCGCAAGTAACAACACCTGTAAAGTCAATAGAAAAACCAAAAGTAGTTGTTCAACAAGTAGGACGTGTGGGAAACGCGACAGAAGAGGACGTGCAAAAGACGAATATAGCTAACGGACAACAACCATCGCAATCTGCGAAAGAAGGAAACGATTCGTCgtcgaataaatttatattgaccCCAGATTACATCCAACAAA CAATTAAAAATGCTTTGAAACAAGAGAACTTAAATCCAGAGATAGAGGAGAAACTGTTGCAATTGCAACGTTATCAGGAGAAGCAAATGAAGGGTGGTGTAGAGAATTCTGTGACTAGCAATCAGACTCATAATTCACCTGCGGCAACGACGCCGCGTCCACCATCACGCAAACGGCCAGCGCCGTCGTCAAACATTCCAGCAACAGCGGCAACGGCGACAACGCCGATAAGCACGCAATCATCATCCAACGATGACAAAGATGATAAAGATTGGGTGGAGACACCTAGGAAAAGACCAGCAACGAAGCAAGAAAATCGTGAAACGACCTCAAA AATGCCGAAATTGTCGGAGGCATTAGATAATGAGTCATCACCTAAAAATCGATCAGCAAAATTGAAAGACTCTCAAGAGCAACGAAGAAAACAGCAAGTGTATTCTCGAATGCAAGTTTTACTGTTCCGGCATAAGGAACTTCTCAAAAAAGACATTCTTAAAAAGAGAGCTTTACTCGAGAAAGAACTTCAAATTGATATACag AAGGATCTATCGGCAGAGCTCGCTACCAGAACGAAAGCGGAGAGGCACAAACAGGATGAAGTAAAAGTTGGCAGTGCAAAGCGAAAGGCAAATGCTCAAGCGGCTCAACAGGTCAGCCCGTCCAGTCGGAGTGGTAGCAGACCGAAAAAGCACAAGAGCCAAAGTAACAGTACGCCTCCTGGCGGTTCGGCCACGTCTCGCAtcaaaaaagagaaattatacTGTTTATGCAGAACTCCTTATGACGAAACTAA attttacgTGGGATGTGATTTATGCAATAATTGGTTCCACGGTGACTGTGTGGGCATAACGGAAGCAATGAGCAAGACTCTGTCAGAATTTGTTTGTACAGAATGTAGACATGCGAGGGATACACAAGAATTGTATTGTCTGTGTAAACAACCTTATGACGAATCTCA attttacataTGCTGTGACAAATGCCAAGATTGGTTCCATGGTCGATGTGTTGGTATACTTCAATCAGAAGCCGACAACATCGACGAGTATGTTTGTCCAAATTGCCAGCGTAATTCCTCCGTTAATTTCGCTAATATGAAGAACCTCAATGCAAAAGACCTcgatctgttaaaaaaattaataaaacaaatacag GCTCATAAAAGTGCATGGCCGTTTATGGAACCAGTAGATCCCAACGAAGCCCCAGATTATTATAAAGTGATAAAAGAACCAATGG ACTTGCAGACTATTGAATTGAGGATAAATGACCGATCCTATAAGAAACTGAGCGAGTTCATCGGTGACATGACAAAGATATTCGACAATTGTCGATATTATAACCCGAAGGAGTCACCATTTTTCAAATGCGCCGAGTCCCTGGAGACATACTTCGTCCACAAGATTAAAAGTCTGAGGGAGAAGTTCTCGGAAGGGAagtaa